CTTTCCTATCTGGCATTTTCCTCCCTGTCCCCAGACAACCTCTTTTACTTGCTCTCTCCTACAATAAGCCCATTCCTCGTGATTGTTtccattcccttttttttttgttttattttttatttttcacttgaTGGAGGCCTGGggcccctgctctgtgctggggtcTCCTTTAACAGCCACAACTCCCCTTCTCCATCAGATCAGTGTTCTCAGCACTGCAGAAGGGTCTGTCCCCATCTCAATGAGCATTTTCTATctgattttatattttatatcagTGCAGAGCTGTGAATCAGGTCTGGGATGCAAAATAAGAAGCAGCCACATGGCATGAGGCACTTGGGAGCACTTCaggctaaagagaaaaaaaaaccaaaccaacccacccAGCAAAAGGCAGAGATGCAGCTGTGAAGAATTCAAATATTGGCTCCTCCAGGGAACCTCCACGTTGTATCCATTACAGAAATCTACTTATTTGTTTGGGGCTAATGATCTCCAGTTTGAGATTGGCATGGATCTGGTTTCCCACCCTCAGAGGGAAGGTCCAAGCACTGATATTCCATGGGAGGGGGTGgcacaaggagcatttctcagctggcagagcAAATCTCTGGGAGAAAACCTGCAAGTGGAATTATTGAGGACACttcaggagagaaagcagaaaaaccccaaactggcCCCTTCCCACCTTCCCCACCTCCTCTTGCTATGAAAAATCCTCCTCactgctttccctgctgctgtgcctggtgctgggggctgctgggaGTGGGGAATTTCAGGGAGCAATTCCAAAGGCTCCACTCCAGGAATGCTGGCTTTGCCATTTCCCTGCTCTGGAAAAGGGGCTGGAGGCTCCAGAGGCTGCAaatggggcctggagcagctctcagctgagctcatcCATGGGATTGATGTGGGGATTGTCTGTGATGCTCCAGCAGTGGATTTTCCAATCACTGTGAGAAAAGCAGAAGGAATAAAGAGGGGTGGAAGCAGAGTGACATTTCCTGGGATGTGCCTTGAGGGTgtctctgcagggcagagctcctGGTCATCCTGAGCTGGTGGTGAGCTCAGGGTGAGCTTTCCTgctggagaaggaggtggagaatgGCCTGGTGCTCCAGCATCcacccctgcccctctgccacacCAGGAATAAGTCACTTCCCCTTGCCAGGGCAGTCAGGGGTCCCCACTTGTTAGGGGTGAGATAAGGGGTGAGGTAAACACGTCAGGATGAGGATGGATTTGTGTTAGAGCTGTGAGAGGAAGGTGAGCAGctcctgtgtgcagggagggatTTGGGACCCCTGATCCCAGAGTTCCTCTGCCTTGGAGAGGGATGGGGTGGCTGAACCCCAGCAGTGGCACTGCCCCATTCCTTCCTCCTGACACCAAGTGTTTGAAGCACCTCCTTCAATAAAAAACTTGGATGACTCTCTTTGGCCCTAATCATGCTCAACATTTCTACTGGAGCCGAGGGAAAGCCTCCAGACATGGAATATTTGATATTTGTACCTGTGAGTGGCCCCCTGTGACCGGTCACCCTGCAGAGCCACCAGATCCTTCCCCCAGTGACATGTGGAGCCTCAGTGTCTGTTCCAGCAGTTTCTCCAGAAGCAAACACACATTTTGAGGGAACTACAGGACCCTTGTTTCATAAAGAAATGAAGCAATCTCCTTTTCACTTCCCCTCTTTGCTGTTACTTCATCTTTTCTCCCCCATTGGTGCCAGCGGCGTCCCCGGGCAGCGGGTGTGGGACATGAGCAGGGCTGGCCTTTTGTCACGGTGTCACTCAGGGAGCTCTGTTAATCCCTGCCCTTATCAAAGGTTACTGGGCTTTAAAATCCTCCTCCTGATGGATAAAATGCTGTCAGTGCCTCCTCAGGGGCCCGTGACCCCTTTAGCTTTGGGAGAGGGACAGAAAACGCCTCACCAACATCAGGGTCTTGCTCAGTGTTGCctttccaccactgccctggtctTCTTATTTATGTATTTCTATATAAAATCCAGCAAAAACATTCAATAAAAGGCTTTAAATATAAATTCCTCCATCCAAAAGGAGTCCAAACTGTGTTTGCGTGAGCTGGGATGGCAAAGATGATTGAGGGAAAAGCCCCTGAACTTTGACATAaaatagaaagaaacaaaaatattccCCAATTTACTACAGCCCCAAATCTCCTCCCTCTCCCTACAACTCCTGCAGTTTGTATTGACATAATCCTTGTAGTTTGGATAAAGAGCTGGTATTTTGTAGAAATTTCAATTTTCCAGGGAAAGCAGGGGCTGAGGAATTTACGTATTTTTTCTTGTAACTGAATTACATTTGGGATTGAAACTTCAGCTTTAACTTTTCATTAGCACTCTCCTTGGTTCACAGGAGGGCAGTATTTTCCTGGCTATGTTGTCTTTCTAGATTTGGTAGCTAATAAACCATATTTCTACTTTTACCTTCCTTCTCAGAGTCAGTTTAGCCATGAATTGTGTGCAGGGTAAGAgctgcctcctcctccagcagccctTGTTGGAGCACAGTTGTTTCAGAGGAACATCCAGTAGAAATAAACAGGGAAAAATCAAAATATACAGCTCTGCTGAGGGGTCAGTGCTGGGGGAGGAGGCCACAAGCTCGGGCACCTCTCTGGAAGCCGTGGAGGCTGTGCCTGGGTTTACACAAACTCGGTGTAATACTGGACATTTGCTGGGACTGTTTCACCAGCAGGATTCCCACCATGGGAGAGAGTTATCATAATTAGACATTTAACTTGAGTTGAATCATTGGTGCCACTCTCTGTGGCTCTGGAGGCTCCTGAGTGTCCTCTGCCATGTGCAGCTGCACCAGGGACATTTGCTGACCCTCAGAACAACCTCAGATTCTATTGATTAGTTTTCGTTTAATTACAGTGGCAGCAAACTCGACCATCAGCTGGTGTTAGTGGCACAATTTGGATCTGAACAGATGGATCCCAGGAGGATCTACCCCAGGAGCTGAGGATGTGCAGGACTGTCCCCCAGGGCTTTGACATCCGCTCCTCAGCACCTCTGTTCCATTAGTTCACATCCTTGAGGGCTCTTTTTCCTCCCACAGGATATGATTAACCCCGACTGGACTCATCAcactgcaaagccagaggaaaaCCCACCTGAGCTCAGCCTCTGCCTCCCTGGAGTCCTGCCCTCCCCAAGGgctctcagccctgctcctgtctcttccctggagctggggaccACAAGCCCTTCCCCAGAGTGAGGATGCTGCTCCAGGTTGGTGGGgaagctgctgccctgcccttcccacctgggaaatgaggaggagcccagagcagctctggagtCCTGTGAGCCTCTGGCACAGTGGCTCAGGGTGATGGAGGACGTGGGGAGGGTGGGAGGAGAtgctgctgacaggaggcagCAGCTCAAGGCCACTTTGGGGGAACTCCTCATTCCATTTTCCTTGAAAACTGGTGGTGAAAGGGCAGTGCAGCATTTTCCAGCCCTCACTCACGTAAGCAGCTTCCTGCCATGAGTAacatggggagcacagggcagagAGAAGGGGCTGTCTCAGGGTTACTCAGAGAGGAAATAAAACGTCTCTGATCATGGGGCATCCTGGGACAGATGCAATTCTAACAGCCCAGCCACAGGCTGCCTTTTGCAATAACTGCTCCCAAAGCCAGAGTCAGCCCTTTGCAGCCTTCTGGGCTGGTCAGACAAAACACCTGCAGGAACCTCCtgtcctgagtgtccctgcagcagggacatggTGACACTCCTGTCCTGGATGTCCCCTTGTCCTTGAACTCTCCAGGTGTTactggggggctcaggggctgtGGGGAGCCTCTCAGAGTCATAccttgagctggaagggacccacaaagatcaccagttctgctcctggccctgcacagacaccccaaaaccccaccctgtgcatccctggcaaTGCtgcccaaaccctcctggagctctggcagccttggggctgtgccctgggagcctgggcagtgcccaacaccctctgggggaagaaccttttcctaaaatccaacctgaccctcccctgacacagctccagccattccctgggtcctgtccctgtcgCAAGGAGCAGAGattggagctgcagctcctgaggaGTCTCCCCTGTGtcctctcctctccaggctgaacaacccaagtgacctcagccttGATGAAATGAATCTCAAGCAGATCACCAGGGGGTCTTGCTCCTCACAAATAAAGGGATTTTAAGAGGCCAAACGCAAACCAAATTCTGTTTGCAGAGAGCTGCAGCAGTGGTCCTGCACTTGGAATTTTTATTAATGATCAAAAATATGGGGTTTTGCTGCCTTGTTCCTTCTGTCCCTCCCAACCTGGTGAAGATCCACCAGGAATGTATTTACTGACCGAACAAAGGGCCCTTGCTTTGCTCCCAGGGCAGTGCTTTCCTCTGAAGCGTAAGAAACCACACTGACAAGAACAAAACGGGCACATTTCCCCCTCCAGTGAAGCCTGCAAATATTCCACAGAGTTGTTTGCACATGCAGCCCCTCTCAGGGCTGGAATTAAGAGTTTGGGAGAAGCAGGGTTGAGTTCCCAACCTTGCTGATCCCAAGAGGGATTTGTAACTCCAGGCATCAGACTGGGCTTTCCATCCCTCAGGTTTGCTTTCAGGAATGTTTCTAAAACATTTTATTGCTTTCAGGAATGATTCTAAGAGATTTTATTGCTGATGGTAATTCAAAATCTGATGATTTTGAAATACCATCAGCATttcaaaatccttcatttttggtCCTGAGTTTTTCCCCCTGGTAATCAGGTGAATTGCCCTGTGTAGGAGAAGGATAAAGAGCCTGGTGTTCTCCCTCCTGCCATGTGGGAGAAGTCCCTCTCCTAATGTCAGACCACAGTGGAAACTGGGTAAAAATGCTAATTTAAGGTTCAGCTTGAGAATTAACTCCTGCATAAGGGATCCAAAGCTTCTCAGTGCACAGATCCCTGGGGAATCCAGGCAGTGCAAATCGATTGAACCCCTCCAGCCCCAAAATTCCTgctctgggatggggagggcaggaggcagcatgctcagagcaggaatgagaGGAAATCTCTCTTTATTGCCAGTGCTTGGGCTTTATTGCTCATTAAACTGAAGGGCTGCTGGCTTCTCACATGCTGCAGGAGTTTTATGGGAAAGCAGTTTACGGAATTAGGGTGAGCATGTCCCACGTGCAGTTTCTGATCTTCCCTGTGTGGCAGCTCCTTTTCCTTGGTGGGAGACAGGCAGGACCATTCCATTCCCACATGGATAAACAGTTCATTGCAGAGCTTTTCACCCTCAGCTGTACCGGTTTGGTCAGAAATAACCCTCCCAGACACACCCAGGCCAAACTGGCACCAGGAGGTGATGCCCAAGGGCTGTACTCACCACCAGCTCCCAGTGGAAGCACTGCAGGTCCATACTGGCACAGCCATCCTATGGAAAATCAGCGTTTTTAAGGCAAAGTTGAGGGTGTAGTTGGAGCCCAAGGCAGGAGGAGGGTACTGGATCCTTCTGTGGCTGGGTCCTTCCCAGCTGGAGCATACATCCTGAAAAATAGGGAAAACCAAAAGAAAGGCAGAGGGAAACCCCAAAGATTGTGATGAAATAAAACACAGGCAGGGGTGGGAGGGGAGGAACGAAGGGGTCAGCACCAGAGGAAACAGGACAATGACAGGAGAGGAACTGGGGCTGGACTAAATGAGAAGAGGAAACCTCGGCAGGCACAGGCTGCGGGAAGGGCTCAGCGCTAGGGGACACCATCGGACCAGAAACTGCAATAGAAAACAGCCCCGTGTCAAGCAAACTCCCAACCCACTCACTTTCGTTTTCTCTGCGTCCCCGTCACCGCACCAGGGTGACGCTTGGTCCCCAACTCCCAGCTGCTGTCACATTGTAcagcccccaaaacaccccaactCCTAACCTGCCCCATGCCGGTAACAATCCCTGTTTCTCTGCACAGCTTTCTCTGCAGGCTCCTGAGCAAAACCTGCCCGGGATTTGCTGCCAGGGTGGCACTTTGCTGTGTCCCCAAGGCACAGGCACACGCGGGGACATTGTCACCCGGAGCTGGTGGCAAAGCCAAACACCGCCTGCAGACCCTGCTTTGGGGAACTCCAAGGAAAGAACATTCCCAGCAGATTTTTCCATGCATTTGTGATGTGTGACCACACAGAACACACAAAAATCCCCTCACCAAGAGCATACCTGCCCCTCCAGGTGTCTTCCAAACATTTTTTGTCTGTAAATCCCAATTTATCCAATTTCCAGCTGCTTTTTGTCGGGCTGCTCGACCACCACAGGATCCTCAGAAGTGTTTTGGCTCCAACAGATCCCtcaacagcagctccagggaagtTGGGCTACAGCAAAGTCCAGTTTGGCTGGAGCAAAATAACTCCCCCAACATCTCAGCAACATCTGTGCTACTCTAAGTGTTTATTACACCATTATTATTAATCAAATATTACACTCTGGTGCTGTGCGCAAATAAAGTTTTATTGTAGGGAAGAAGAATCTGTAACAGAGACTTTCAAACAAGCCACAGAAAACAGTAATTAAAATTTCACTTGCAATGTTTTAGTTTAGTTTTCAGTAAAGTTTTTTAAAACAGGCATTCCTAttgcacaaaaaaagaaaattaaaaaaaaaaaaaagctgccatTTCCTTTGCCATTAACATTGTCTCATTcaaataaaaaaggcaaaatgtTAAGAAATACATCTGGTACAAGAAAAATGCTTtgcaatatatacatatatatatatatatatatatatatacacacacttagCTTTACTGTACAATATTCAATATTTTAAACTTTGGGAATGGGCATGTTATTTCTGCATATTCCAAATAAAAATCCATGAGGATTTTTTTACAGTTTTACAATACCTTTAAAGCCTGGAGACACAAGTGGAATATTCAGTGCTGACCCTTAAAAATGAGTTTTAGCCAATTCATTCacattttttcccctgaataATTTGCAGTTCTGGCTTTGAACTCTTGGCTCTGCCCTCCTGGGGGGTCTCTAACTCTGCTCTACAGCAGCAGCTTTCAGCCTTCATATTTATGCTTTATCCTTCATATTTAACAAAGGAATTTCAGATCTCCTTGGAAATTCACATCCATCATTTGTCCTGCAGGGGAATTTGGTTTTCAAGTGCCCTTTGCTGAGCAATGGCTGTGGTGCCAACAGAGAATTCACTCTCCAAGTATCTGTACAGATAATTTCTCCAGCAGATGCCTGTCCAAGCCAAACTCCTCTTGCTCACTGTTATTCTTTACTACTAAAACTGTTTTCTTTATGAAGATAACATTGAATAATTTCATAAATACCATATCCAAACACACTTTCAGTTGGAGAAGGAGCTGATAAATGAACAGTGAGGTTTAATCCTACAAGAATTTCTATTTCTGTTGGGATGTGTCTCACATTtccggctgggctttgctccagcagagctggagctACCTTCCTGCAGATCCCCTGGAAAAGTACAGGAATGTTTCCCTCCATCCAAGAGTTTAAAGTTTTTTCTTTACAGTAGAAAAACAGCCCAATGTTTTTTCAGCATCTCATCTCATCCAGACTCAGATTTTGAAGCTCTTCCTAAAAGAAGAGCTCCAGCTCTTCCTAAAAGTCTTTCCAAGGGTCTTGTGTTGCCTCTTTGCTGCCAGGTGTGGGTGAGGTGAACACTCTGGAACAGAATCAAACATCCTGGAGagctttttttatatttattattaactTAACACCCTTGGCTAATAGTTGAGAAAAGCTATTCTGACTCCAAGCATGCCAAACTCCACTTTTACCTGAAACTTCCCCAAAAACTGGAGTGATATTCTGAATCCTGCAGCCATCACTTCAGACTAGTCCCTCTTATCCTTCTTCCTAAGTTATCCTGCACAGTAGGATACTGCAATTCTACAGCTGATCCCATGGATTTTTCTAGAAACTGGGAAAACACTGGCAAATCTGCTGCCCACCAAAGCCTCTTGAGCTGCTCGGTGTGGGTGAGAGAGAGGCCTGGCCCGATTTGCAGCCCAGGAACAGCTCTGGGAGCCTAAAACACACATAATGATCATAAAAACCAAAATCCAGAggcagctgggagcagggcaggaattaTCCTGGCCTCGCTGTGTAAATAACTTGGCGGCTGTTTGAAGTTCCAGTGAAAACTCTGCCCTCTCTGTTCATCGGGAGCTCCCCACACGCCGCCAGCTTTGTGTACATTTCCCGCTGGCTCGGGGAATTAACGCTCTCGGAAAGTTGTGAAACGAAGCAAATGCCCAAATACagccttggaaggggtttgggagttcagcagcagctccacagcttGCTGGTGGTGGCTGCTCTGTCCCACGTGgctctgggggtcccaggggctgcccagccccagcagaggctcTGCCACCAAGTACCACAAACCAGGGACTGTCCACAGTTATTTAACTGCAACAAAGGCCTGAAAGCCTCCATCCCATCTTCTGGAAGAGTTTGGAGATCTCCATCCCCCACCAGAGCTCTGAGGGGAAAGTTTAACCTCCTTACAAAGGAGCCACAGCTGCCTTTCCATTCTCCCTCTGGTTTTCTCCAAAGggttcctcctccttttccttcacGGAGATCTTTTTCCTGAAGGCTTGCGACAAGCTGGAGGAGGACGCCTTCCTCAGCGTGGTGAGTCTCTGCCGGAAGTTTCCCCCGGAGAAGAAGTAGAGGAGGGGGTCGAAGCAGCAGTTGGCGGCTGCCAGGGGCAGGGTGACGATGACGGCTTTCTGCAGGAACACGGTGTCGGCGCAGCCGGGGCCACGCAGGCGCAGCGCGTGCAGGTGCACCGTGCGCAGCACGTGGTACGGCGTGAAGCTCACCAGGAAGGTGGCCGTGACGATGACGATCATCCACACGGCCTTGCGGCGGTTGGCCTCGTTCTTCCGCAGCGAGTTGCGCAGCAGGGTGCGGATGATCATGGTGTAGCAGATGGTGATGATGACGAAGGGGAAGATGAAGCCCACGAAGAGGGCGATGAAATCCAGGATCACCACCATGTTTGTCTTCTGGGAGTTCTCGGGCGGTTCgaagcacttggtcttgttgccGTGCTGGTAGGTGCCGTTCCGCAGGAAGGGCGCGCTCGTCAGCGTGACGAACACCCAGATGCCCACGCACAGAAACTTGGCCTTCTTCTCCGACACCAGGCTGATGTTGCGGACCGGGAAGACGATGGCGATGCAGCGGAAGAAGCTCATGGCCGTCATGAAGAAGATGCTGCAGTAGAGGTTGACGTAGAGCGCGTAGGACGAGAGGCGGCACAGGAAGTCGCTGAAGAACCAGTGGCCCTTGTGCACGTAGTAGATGACGCGCAGGGGCAGCGTGAGCACGCACAGGAAGTCGGACAGGGCCAGGTTGAGCATGTAGATCTGGAAGGCCGTTTTCTGCCGGTACGTGCGGATCAGCACGTACAGCACCACGCCATTGCCCACAAAGCCCATGATGCTGATCATGGAGTAGAGCGTGGAGTAGACGCTGTTGCGGAAGTCGTCGATGGAGGGGTTGTGGCACGACAGGTTGGGGGACAGCGCTGTCATGGTGCCCTGGCTGAGGCACCAACTCCCTGGGGATAGTGTCAGGCCTGGGGGGGGAAATGCAGGTGAGGTAAAGCAGGACAGGAAAATAAATATCCATGATGAAATAAGAAGAAAAATCTGTAGTCTGTCTCAGGAGAGAGCTGAGAAGGTGTGTGAATCTGACCCATCCCCACTACATCCACCTTTCCTCACCAGGTACCAACAACTGGTTATGAACGACAAAATGTGGCAGAGTCATGGAATCACATCACTGAACCATGGAATCCTTAATGCTGGGAAAGACCCTTGAGACCATCACgtccaaccatcaagcaccaccaCGATCACCACTAATCCATGTCCTCTAGTGCCACATCCATACATTTTTGGAACATATGATGGCTccagcacttccctgggcagcctgttccagggttTGATGAACCTTTTGGTGAAGGAATTTTTTCTgacatccaatctaaacctctcctgatgTAACTCGAGGCCAAGACATCAGGACATTAAATTACCAAAGAAATCTCTTAACTCCTCACACACTGAGGCAGCTACTCAGCAAAACAGCAGAGAGGGATAAAGAAGGTGACAACAGCACTATGGAATTTAAAATAAGAGGTGTGGTCCTGAACCCTAATAATTGTTCAGCCCtggttctccttttttttttctttttgattgatTTTCTGTTCCTAATGGTTCAAGTGCAGAACCTCCCTTGCAGTCTGAGACCATGAAAAGCTGCAGGACAAGAGCCAGCTGAAATAACAGGACAccataacaacaacaaaagcagAAGCTGGGTCAAGATCAGCCATGACAACCCACAACTGTACCATGAATATGCTCTAAATTGCTGATAAATGTATTTTCACCCATACAAATAACTTGGCAGTATTAGATTTTCTGTCTGCCCCCCAGACTTACCGAAGTCAGAATTCAGAACTGCTCTGGGATGCTCAAGGCTTCCAGGTGTCAGTTAAATTTCAGCTATTTTGGTGTTTGTACTCTTTTAAAAGAGTCCTTTGATTATCTGCAATGCACAAATGAGCAAAAGCTGAGCAGGTGACAGTGGGGGACTGTCACCACCTGAGGGTAGAGGGACTGATGTTCATGAGAAATCCTGAACAAAGCCACCAGTCCACATGCCCAGGATCTTTTATGCTTTTATTACATTATAGCTTTAACTCCAGCAATTAACCAGCCCACAATTTAAACAACTACTCGAGGCATTTATCCAAAAGACAAACAAGACTTGTTTTCTATCGTACTTCTAAACATAATTTGAGTTTTGCAACCAAAAGGGAACTGATATTCACAATCCAACTGTGCAAGTGTGAGAGAACATCACACCCAAAAATGCATCTGTAAAAATCAACAAGAATCGCACAAAAGAGCATTTCCCAGCTGAGGCTTTATATTTGCATCATGAATTGAAGAAAAACACCGCTTCTGCCACTTTTTTATTTGTACAGTCATGGTTCACTGAGCCATTTATTTGTATGCTGGTGAATTAAGCTCACTGGGTGAAAAGGAGCCACAGTGGATGAGAAAGGGTTCCCAAAAGGAGCAAACCCCTGAACTACTGCTATTCTCCCAGTCTGATGCAGCACAGATAAATCTATAgcttgtcacagaatcacagactggtttgtgttggaaagggcattaaagctcatcccattccacccctgccgtgggcagggacaccttccactatcccaggtcccttggacacttccagggatggggcagccacagcttctctgggcaccctgtgccaggttctcacaggaaagaatttcctcccaaaatcccatccaccCTCTGGCAGCGGAaaaccattccctgtgtcctgtccctccatcccttgttcccagtccctctccagcactCCTGGATCCCCTTTAGactctggaaggggctctgaggttttcttggatccttctcttctccaggtaagcacccccagctctcccagcccggctccagagcagaggggctcctgcTCTCGGAGCATCTCTAGCCCCAGTAGATTACACTCAATTTAATTACACACCCCAAAAGCACAAAGCCGCTGCTGCCGCTCGTTCCAAGCACAAACACGAAGCATCCCCCGTCCCGAGGATCGCTCCGGGCTCTGCACCCCCCGTTTGGGGCGAGACGGGAATGCCCCAAAACACCAAACTCCCCTCGCAAGCCCCAGATCCCTCTGCGAGGGGACGGAGCGGGGACACGGGACGGGAACGGAGCGATCATCAATTAACGCCGGGGCTCATTAGCGGCGCGGCTGCGCTCCGGGGGATCCAGCGGCTCAAAGCGGACACGGCACAAGCGGGGGGCACCGAGGCGAAGCCCCCACCCCTCACCGGGACCCCCACCCCGCTGCAGCCCCGGTGCAGCCCCGCTGCAGCCCTTACCGGAGCGCTGCGGGGTCCGAGCGGGCGCGGATCTGTCCCAGGCGCGCTCCCGCCGCCCTTAAAGCGGGGCGCGTCCCCgaccccgcccccggccccgccccggccccaccGGGACCCCGAAACCTTCAGCTTTTCCTGGATTTTCCCACCTTCCGAGGAAATGGCACTCGGGAGCTCCCAGGCGTGCCCACGCCTCCCGGTCTGGTGAGAACTGCCGGGCTTCCCTCCCTGTGTTTGTTCTGTGAGTATTTCACTCCTGCGTGTAACTGGCAGGGAGCTCACCTCTGTCATCAGTGTTAATGACCTTGTTTAGAAATGGCTTTTAGGAGACTTTTTGATGTTGGTGTCATCAAAGGGAAAACAGAATTCTCACGAATTCTCACGGATCTCCGTTCTTCCAGCGTCACAAAATATTCTATATTTGTCTATCTGTTTTTAAACAACTGTGGCTTTgttgagaaaaataaataaaaaaaaacccagaaaaatccaaataaaaaaataaaatatatcacccaaacaaaagcaaacaaactccATGGCTATATCAAATGAAGTATTACTTTGAAGTATTACTTTTCTCAGTTTTGAATATTTTACGTGTGGGCTGTCCCACTCTGAATTTTCAATTTATTATATCGGCTTTCTTTTGAGGATATAAAGTTGCTGTTCCCACCTTTTCTAAGCAGTTAAGGAATTCTTCTCTCATTCCCAGTTTTGACTGGAATGTGGATGGTCACAGGGGGCTGGGTAGGGGGACCCAGCAGCTCTTGGCTTCTCCAGGGCAGTGGGGAATCCTTTGGGGCAAGACGCCTTTATCCATGGTGGGAACAGCTCCAAGGAGCACTGGAGCatctggaagtgtccagggctgggttggacagggcttggagcaagcccttgctccagtggaaggtgtccctgcccatggcaaggtggcactgaatgggctttaaggtcccttcccacccaaaccattccatgattaaAGCCAGCCCTGTTGAAGTCACCACACGGGTCACTGTCCTCATGGACatctccctgtcctcagggcCACCCCTGGTTCCCAC
The nucleotide sequence above comes from Melospiza melodia melodia isolate bMelMel2 chromosome 16, bMelMel2.pri, whole genome shotgun sequence. Encoded proteins:
- the CYSLTR1 gene encoding cysteinyl leukotriene receptor 1: MTALSPNLSCHNPSIDDFRNSVYSTLYSMISIMGFVGNGVVLYVLIRTYRQKTAFQIYMLNLALSDFLCVLTLPLRVIYYVHKGHWFFSDFLCRLSSYALYVNLYCSIFFMTAMSFFRCIAIVFPVRNISLVSEKKAKFLCVGIWVFVTLTSAPFLRNGTYQHGNKTKCFEPPENSQKTNMVVILDFIALFVGFIFPFVIITICYTMIIRTLLRNSLRKNEANRRKAVWMIVIVTATFLVSFTPYHVLRTVHLHALRLRGPGCADTVFLQKAVIVTLPLAAANCCFDPLLYFFSGGNFRQRLTTLRKASSSSLSQAFRKKISVKEKEEEPFGENQRENGKAAVAPL